A region from the Candidatus Buchananbacteria bacterium genome encodes:
- the lgt gene encoding prolipoprotein diacylglyceryl transferase — translation MIEFLHTFNPQPIIFQYGLVTLHWYGIFVVSGILAGFKVVSRLAKKYQLAIDQIYDLGFYMILFGLVGARIFSVFLDLSYYRQHPLEIFAIWQGGLAIHGAIIAGLMVLGFYAYRQALDFWRLADMIAPALALGQAIGRWGNYFNQEIFGTPTNLPWGIPIEFKNRPIEYLSYDYFHPTFLYESILNILNFALLFFLHYRLKNKKPGLIVLLYLINYSLIRLALETVRTDAVPLLLGLRATTISALALAAVAIGMIGWRYRSSLTLKRR, via the coding sequence ATGATTGAATTTCTTCACACGTTTAATCCGCAGCCGATCATTTTTCAGTATGGGCTAGTAACGCTGCATTGGTATGGTATTTTTGTTGTTAGCGGTATTTTAGCCGGCTTTAAAGTCGTTTCTAGGCTGGCAAAAAAATACCAACTGGCTATTGATCAAATTTATGATCTAGGTTTTTATATGATCCTTTTTGGTTTAGTTGGTGCCAGAATTTTTTCGGTTTTTTTAGACCTGTCATATTACCGTCAACACCCGCTAGAAATTTTTGCCATTTGGCAGGGTGGTCTAGCTATTCACGGGGCAATCATCGCCGGTTTGATGGTGTTGGGTTTTTATGCTTATCGCCAAGCACTTGATTTTTGGCGCCTGGCCGATATGATCGCGCCGGCCTTAGCACTGGGCCAAGCGATTGGCCGCTGGGGTAATTATTTCAATCAAGAAATTTTTGGCACTCCCACTAATCTGCCGTGGGGGATTCCGATTGAGTTTAAAAATCGGCCGATTGAATATCTGAGTTATGACTATTTTCATCCTACCTTTTTGTATGAATCAATTTTAAATATTTTAAATTTCGCGCTCTTGTTTTTTTTGCATTACCGATTAAAAAATAAAAAGCCAGGGTTAATTGTTCTGCTTTATTTAATTAATTATTCTTTGATTAGGCTTGCTCTAGAGACCGTGCGAACTGATGCGGTGCCGCTTTTACTCGGTCTGCGGGCAACCACGATTTCGGCGTTAGCGCTTGCCGCCGTGGCCATTGGCATGATTGGTTGGCGGTATCGTTCAAGTTTGACACTCAAAAGACGGTAA
- the ppsA gene encoding phosphoenolpyruvate synthase: MLFKKKFILWFDELTIKDVPKVGGKNASLGEMYQKLVPQGINVPNGFAVTAQAYFYLLKKTGIRYQIQKVLSDLDTHDMKNLTERGQKVRDLILRAEFPKDLEQQIVTAYHSLEQHYGKGVDVAVRSSATAEDLPDASFAGQQETFLNIRGPQGVIDATRHCMASLFTNRAISYRTDKGFDHFKVGLSVGVQHMVRADKASSGVMFTIDTESGFRNAILINGSWGLGENIVQGKVTPDEFYVFKETLEQGFKPIILRKLGGKKIKMIYAAKGNKVVKNISTTKAEQQKFVLNDKEILKLAEWGLMIEKHYNRPMDIEWGKDGKTKKLYILQARPETVHAAKNSQVLEEYQLKKRGKVIVSGSPVGSKIASGRANIIKDAKQINQFKAGEILVTDMTDPDWEPIMKIAAGIITNKGGRTCHAAIVSRELGIPCIVGTDDGTKKIKSGQEVTISCGEGEIGYVYDGKLPFEIKKTNLKNIKRPKTKIMMNIGQPDIAFSSSFIPNDGVGLAREEFIIANHIKVHPLALLHFNTLKDKQAKKKIAALTVGYQKKEQFFIDKLAEGVGQIAAAFYPKEVIFRLSDFKSNEYANLIGGKEFEPIESNPMIGWRGASRYYAPEYQEAFILECKAFVKARDVFGLKNIKLMVPFCRTVEEGKKVIEIMAKHGLKRGEDGLEVYVMCEIPSNVILAEEFSKIFDGFSIGSNDLTQLALGVDRDSALVAHVYDERNEAVKRLVSQVIKIAKKNNCKIGICGQAPSDFPDFARFLVKQKIDSISLNPDTVIKTTLDILAEEKKMKRKNR; this comes from the coding sequence ATGTTATTCAAAAAAAAGTTCATCCTGTGGTTTGATGAATTAACGATTAAAGACGTTCCAAAAGTCGGCGGTAAGAATGCGTCGCTGGGTGAGATGTACCAAAAATTAGTTCCCCAAGGGATTAACGTTCCTAATGGTTTTGCCGTTACGGCTCAGGCTTATTTTTATTTATTAAAGAAAACCGGTATAAGATATCAGATTCAAAAAGTTTTAAGCGATCTTGATACTCATGATATGAAAAATCTGACGGAGCGCGGTCAGAAAGTTCGTGATTTAATCTTGCGGGCGGAATTTCCCAAAGATTTGGAACAGCAAATTGTGACGGCGTACCATAGTTTAGAGCAGCATTATGGCAAAGGCGTGGACGTGGCGGTTCGGTCATCGGCCACAGCTGAAGATTTGCCGGATGCTTCGTTTGCCGGCCAGCAGGAAACTTTTTTAAATATTCGCGGCCCGCAGGGAGTAATTGATGCAACGCGTCATTGTATGGCGTCGCTATTTACCAACCGGGCGATTTCATACCGTACCGACAAAGGCTTTGATCATTTCAAGGTTGGCTTATCGGTTGGCGTGCAGCACATGGTTCGGGCCGACAAAGCCAGTTCCGGCGTGATGTTTACGATTGATACGGAAAGTGGTTTTCGTAATGCCATTTTAATCAATGGGTCCTGGGGGCTGGGTGAAAATATTGTTCAAGGCAAAGTGACGCCGGACGAATTTTATGTTTTTAAAGAAACTTTAGAACAGGGATTTAAGCCAATTATTTTAAGAAAACTCGGCGGTAAAAAAATTAAAATGATTTACGCCGCTAAAGGCAATAAAGTGGTCAAGAATATCAGTACGACCAAAGCCGAGCAGCAAAAGTTTGTTTTAAACGATAAAGAAATCCTGAAGCTGGCCGAATGGGGGCTGATGATTGAGAAACATTACAATCGGCCAATGGATATTGAGTGGGGAAAAGACGGTAAAACCAAGAAGCTGTATATTTTACAAGCTAGGCCTGAAACTGTGCATGCGGCTAAGAACAGTCAGGTGCTTGAAGAGTATCAGTTAAAGAAGCGCGGTAAAGTGATTGTTTCCGGTTCGCCGGTCGGTAGTAAGATCGCTAGTGGCCGGGCCAATATCATTAAGGACGCCAAGCAAATTAACCAGTTTAAGGCCGGTGAAATTTTAGTGACTGATATGACCGATCCGGACTGGGAACCGATTATGAAAATTGCCGCCGGCATTATTACTAACAAAGGCGGTCGTACATGCCATGCAGCAATCGTTTCGCGCGAGCTTGGTATTCCCTGTATTGTCGGAACGGACGACGGCACCAAGAAAATTAAGTCCGGCCAAGAAGTGACGATTTCTTGCGGCGAAGGCGAAATTGGTTATGTTTATGACGGTAAGCTGCCGTTTGAAATTAAAAAAACCAACTTGAAAAATATTAAGCGGCCCAAAACCAAGATTATGATGAATATCGGCCAGCCCGATATTGCGTTTAGCAGTTCGTTTATCCCTAACGACGGCGTTGGTTTGGCTCGTGAAGAGTTTATCATTGCTAATCATATCAAGGTTCATCCGCTGGCGTTGCTGCATTTTAATACCCTAAAGGATAAGCAAGCCAAGAAAAAAATTGCGGCTTTAACGGTTGGCTATCAAAAGAAAGAACAGTTTTTTATTGATAAGCTTGCCGAAGGCGTGGGCCAAATCGCTGCGGCGTTTTACCCCAAGGAAGTGATTTTTAGATTGTCGGATTTTAAATCAAACGAATATGCCAACCTGATCGGCGGCAAAGAGTTTGAACCAATTGAATCAAACCCTATGATCGGCTGGCGCGGTGCCTCCCGGTATTATGCGCCGGAATATCAGGAAGCGTTTATCCTTGAATGTAAGGCGTTTGTGAAAGCGCGCGATGTGTTTGGTTTGAAAAATATTAAATTAATGGTGCCGTTTTGCCGCACGGTGGAAGAAGGCAAAAAGGTGATTGAGATTATGGCTAAACACGGCCTTAAACGCGGCGAAGACGGGCTTGAGGTTTACGTGATGTGTGAGATTCCATCAAATGTCATTTTGGCCGAAGAATTCAGTAAAATTTTTGACGGTTTTTCCATCGGCTCAAACGACCTAACTCAGTTGGCTTTGGGGGTAGACCGCGATTCGGCTTTAGTAGCACACGTATATGATGAACGTAATGAAGCGGTAAAACGCCTGGTCAGTCAGGTAATTAAAATCGCCAAAAAGAATAACTGCAAGATCGGTATTTGCGGCCAGGCACCAAGTGACTTTCCAGACTTCGCCCGATTTTTGGTCAAACAAAAAATTGACAGCATATCGTTAAATCCTGATACGGTCATTAAAACAACGCTTGATATTCTAGCTGAAGAAAAGAAAATGAAACGTAAAAACAGGTAA